A genome region from Pirellulales bacterium includes the following:
- a CDS encoding RNA polymerase sigma factor — protein MLDEDQKALFVAWLGEHGSSVLKVARAYTLTSEECQDLAQEILLQAWRSLAHFDGRASASTWFYRVALHTALNWHRQDARRRSRQQPLLESRDAVVDGVDSCKQAQQRETVERLYRAIHQLPKTDAALVLLYLDQLSYREMAEVLGISESHVGVKLHRARKALSALMNEDDHGT, from the coding sequence TTGCTCGACGAAGATCAAAAAGCGCTGTTTGTGGCCTGGCTCGGCGAACACGGCTCGTCGGTCCTGAAGGTCGCTCGCGCCTACACGCTCACCAGCGAGGAATGCCAGGACCTGGCCCAGGAAATCCTGCTGCAGGCCTGGCGGTCGCTGGCACATTTCGACGGCCGTGCGAGCGCCTCGACGTGGTTCTATCGCGTGGCACTCCATACCGCGCTGAACTGGCATCGACAGGACGCTCGCCGCCGGTCCAGGCAGCAGCCGCTCCTGGAATCGCGCGACGCGGTGGTCGACGGAGTCGATAGCTGCAAACAAGCACAGCAACGCGAGACGGTCGAACGACTCTACCGGGCCATTCATCAACTGCCGAAAACCGACGCGGCCTTGGTGCTGCTCTACCTCGACCAGTTGAGTTACCGGGAAATGGCCGAGGTGCTCGGCATTTCCGAGAGCCACGTAGGCGTCAAGTTGCATCGAGCCCGAAAAGCGTTGAGCGCCTTGATGAACGAGGACGACCATGGAACCTGA
- a CDS encoding DUF1304 domain-containing protein, whose amino-acid sequence MEWYIAAVGVVHALFAGCEMLPWPQPLLLYASLKKLAKSSGVSTKGYRLPHYPSEWTPEQRHLVATVVKNAGIYNAVMAGALFWSAYRGAAAYELACVLLIGVAVAGAFGTATLKSPVTAVQSLLGLGGAVALWGKLFP is encoded by the coding sequence ATGGAATGGTACATCGCTGCGGTTGGCGTCGTGCACGCGCTGTTCGCAGGCTGCGAGATGTTGCCCTGGCCGCAACCGCTGTTGCTCTACGCTTCTTTGAAAAAGCTGGCCAAGAGCTCGGGGGTTTCGACGAAGGGCTATCGGCTGCCGCATTACCCGTCGGAGTGGACGCCCGAGCAACGGCATCTGGTGGCCACGGTCGTCAAGAATGCGGGCATCTACAACGCCGTGATGGCCGGGGCACTGTTCTGGTCGGCCTATCGCGGCGCGGCCGCTTACGAGCTGGCCTGCGTGCTGTTGATCGGCGTCGCCGTTGCAGGAGCATTCGGAACGGCCACGTTGAAGTCTCCCGTCACGGCCGTGCAATCGCTGCTCGGCCTGGGCGGAGCCGTCGCGCTGTGGGGCAAGCTGTTCCCCTGA
- a CDS encoding response regulator, with translation MSLPRSRILIADDNATNVELLEVYLTGIDCDLAVAVDGQDTLNKVRDFKPDLILLDIMMPKLSGFEVCKQLKSDPATRGIMILMVTALNELGDIERAVNAGTDDFLSKPVNQVELRKRVENMLRLRHMADEVERLRSYIQAMEDADAR, from the coding sequence ATGTCGCTGCCGCGTAGCCGGATCCTGATCGCCGACGACAACGCGACGAACGTCGAGTTGTTGGAGGTCTACCTGACCGGGATCGATTGCGACCTGGCCGTCGCCGTTGATGGCCAGGACACGCTCAACAAGGTGCGCGACTTCAAGCCCGACTTGATCTTGCTCGACATCATGATGCCCAAGCTGTCGGGCTTCGAGGTCTGCAAGCAGCTCAAGTCGGACCCGGCGACGCGCGGCATCATGATCCTGATGGTCACCGCCCTGAACGAATTGGGCGACATCGAACGGGCCGTCAACGCCGGGACCGATGATTTTCTCAGCAAGCCGGTCAACCAGGTCGAGCTGCGCAAGCGGGTCGAAAACATGCTCCGGCTCCGGCACATGGCCGACGAGGTCGAACGGTTGCGGAGCTACATCCAGGCGATGGAAGACGCCGACGCGCGGTAG